AATAAATTTCAGATGTATGGAACTACTTGATGAAGCAAATACTGGTGCTTTTGGTAACCCAGAGCCCACTGAAATGTTGATAACCAAGAAGAAAGGACCTTTCATTGTCGTATCAGGTCATGACCTGAATGACTTAGGAGATCTACTTGAACAATCTGAAGGAAAAGGCATCAATATATATACCCATGGAGAAATGCTTCCTTGTAATGCTTATCCTGGTTTAAAGAAATACAAGCATCTAATAGGAAACTTTGGTGGGGCTTGGCAAGATCAACAGAAAGAGTTTGATAACTTACCTGGAGCTATATTAATGACCAGTAATTGTTTAATGAAACCAAGAGAAAGCTATAAAGACAGATTGTTCACTTCAAGCATTGTCGGCTGGCCTGATGTAACCCATATCTCTACTGTTGATGGTCATAAGGATTTCACCCCAGTAATTGAGAAAGCTCTAGAACTAGAGGGATTTACTGAAGATGAACCTGAAAAAAGAATACCTATGGGGTTTGCGAGAAATGCTGTACTTAGCAATGCTGATGCCATTATTGATGCAGTCAAAGCAGGAAAAATAAGACACTTCTTCTTAATAGGAGGCTGTGACGGAGCAAGACCTGGAAGAAATTATTATACAGAATTTGCTGAGAAAACTCCGAAAGATACTATTATACTAACTTTAGCATGTGGTAAATATCGTTTTAATAAATTGGATCTTGGTTCTATTGGACCGTTTCCTAGGATATTAGATGTAGGACAATGTAACGATGCATACTCAGCTATAAAAATAGCTTTGGCTTTAGCTGATACTTTCAAATGTGATGTAAACGACCTACCTCTATCTTATATAATTTCATGGTATGAACAAAAAGCTGTAGCAGTATTATTGACAATGTTGTACCTAGGATTAAAAGACATTTATCTAGGACCTACATTACCTGCATTTATCACTCCTAATGTTCTTCAAGTATTGGTTGACAAATTCAACCTTCAATCCATTTCAACCCCTGATAATGATTTACAAACCATTCTAGGATAGACACATTCTGTATGATAAAAATAAAAGCACAAAATCTGTGCTTTTATTTTTATCACCTATTTATACATATATCATATCAGGAATATAGTTTTCTACTTCCATACCATAGAGTCTACCTCTACCTCTGCCTCTGCCTCTTCCCCTATAATATGGTCTGTAATAAGGATATCTTCCGTAATAGTAAGGTCTTCTATTATAGTAATAGGGATATCTCCTATAGTATGGATTTCTCCTATAATAATAAGGATATCTCATGTAAGATGGATAATAGGGATATTGGTATTGATAAGGACGTCTTCTTCTTCCGAATCTTGTGGCTTCAATTTCGTTATACATATATTATCCTTTTCAGCTTTTTTAATATTATATGCATCAGCCATTATTAAAGTGATAGAGCTAACATATATACAATACCATATGAGATATATATGATTTAATACGAATTTATATTAAGTACTCAAAATATAAGGTTAGTTTATAGAAATTTCAATTTTAATAGTATACAACTATCTTAAATATTCATATAATTAATTCTAAGAGAATATTTCTAAAAATTAGTGGTTATCTATAGCAAAAAAATTTTTTATTTGTTACAATAAAATTAGTAAAAATTGAAGATCAATAAGCTTAGAAAGGATGTATGAAAATGGCAGAAATTACAGTAAATGAACGAATAGAACTTTTACGAAAAGAAATGAAGAAGAATGGGTTGACTGCATATATTATTCCTAGTGCCGACCCTCATCAAAGCGAATATGTAGCTGAACATTACAAAAGTAGAGCTTATATATCTGGCTTCACCGGATCATTAGGTACAGTTATCGTAACTTTGACAGAAAGCTGTTTATGGACTGACGGACGTTACTTCATACAAGCTGCTAAACAAATAAGTGACAGCGAAGTTGTTCTATACAAGATG
The sequence above is a segment of the Vallitalea longa genome. Coding sequences within it:
- the hcp gene encoding hydroxylamine reductase, which gives rise to MDNAMFCYQCEQTAGGKGCTKMGICTKDPDVAKMQDVLIFLLKGLGYYATQLIENGQDISRELGEFCSECVFATLTNVNFSPERFVEYIKKTNHYKKDLMSKSSTSDAPEGADYIAPETKEEILSIPNMKNLGVMDDENLDMDIRSLRELLIYGIKGMGAYFHHAYVFGKYDAEITNFIFKALGSTLNKNLTIEDYFNLNMELGKINFRCMELLDEANTGAFGNPEPTEMLITKKKGPFIVVSGHDLNDLGDLLEQSEGKGINIYTHGEMLPCNAYPGLKKYKHLIGNFGGAWQDQQKEFDNLPGAILMTSNCLMKPRESYKDRLFTSSIVGWPDVTHISTVDGHKDFTPVIEKALELEGFTEDEPEKRIPMGFARNAVLSNADAIIDAVKAGKIRHFFLIGGCDGARPGRNYYTEFAEKTPKDTIILTLACGKYRFNKLDLGSIGPFPRILDVGQCNDAYSAIKIALALADTFKCDVNDLPLSYIISWYEQKAVAVLLTMLYLGLKDIYLGPTLPAFITPNVLQVLVDKFNLQSISTPDNDLQTILG